The segment AGTTTCGACGGTGTCTGGGCCTGCGCGTCGCTGCTGCACGTGCCACGCGAGGACATGCCGGCGACGCTCGCGGAGTTCGCGCGGGTGCTCGACGACGGCGGGACCCTGTACTGCTCGCTGAAGCGCGGCGACGAGAGCGGCTTCGACGGGGACGGCCGGTTCTTCGAGCGCCACACGGCGGACGCGGTGCGCGAACTGCTGGTCGACGCCGGCTTCGACCCGACCCACGTCGAGACGGCCGACGCCGAGGAGGTCGCGAGCCAGGACGGCTGGGTGCAGGTGGTCGCTCGGGTGGCGTAGCGACGGGCGGACGCCTTTTGTCCGGCCGGTCCGAACGACGGGTGAATGCGCAGGTCCTCGTTGCTCGTCGTCGTCACACTCGCGATAGTCGCGCTGGCAGGCTGCACCGCGCTCGGTGCACAGGAGGCCGACCCGCCGGCGGGGGACGACTCGCTCGCGGCGGACCCCACCGTCACCGACCCGACGACGGACGTGCAGGGCTGGGAACGGGGCTACTGGCACAACGAGTCACTGGACGTCGACCCCGAGGACGGCCTGACCGAGGCCGAGCTGCAGGCGCTCGTCTCCCGCGCGATGGCCCGCGTCGAGGTCGTCAGGGACGTGGAGTTCGACGAGCCCGTCGACGTCGAGCTCATCAACCGCTCCGAGTACAGCGCGGGCGGCGGTGGCGACGGGTCGACGACGGCTGCCCAGCGCGCCGCCGCGGCCGAACGCGCTGCCGAGTTCGAGGCGCTGTTCGTCGTCGGCGAGACGACCGACGCGGGCGAGGCCGAGGAGGCGACCCGCGAGGCGTCCGTCCAGGGCTACTACGACACCCAGCAGGACCGCATCGTCGTCGTCTCGAACTCGGACTCGCCCAGACTGGCCGAGCTGACGCTTGGCCACGAACTCGTCCACGCCTACCAGTTCCGTGGGCCGCTCCGGCAGACCCGCATCCCCCAGAACATCTCGCAGGACGGCATCGTCGCGCTCCGGGCGCTCATCGAGGGCGACGCGAACTTCGCCGAGCGCCGGTACGAGGCGCGCTGTGGCGAGGAGTGGGACTGCCTGCGTCGAAGCGACTGGGCCGACGAGAGCAGCAGCGATTCGGACGGTGGCGACGGGGGCTCCGGTGGCGGCGGGGGCGGCGACGCAGCCGCCGGCAGCGCGGGTCCGAACGTGGGTATCTACCTCCAGTCGTACTTCCCGTACGCCGCGGGTGAGTCGATGGTCGCCGGGGTGTACGAGCGCGGGGGCTGGGACGGCGTCGCCGAACTCTACCAGGAACCGCCGCTGTCGAGCGAGCAGGTCATCCACTGGGACTCGGATCCGGAGGAGGCCGAGTCAGTCTCGGTCCCCGACCGCAGCAGCGACGACTGGGAGCGCGTGACCGCCGGCGAGCCGGCGGGCCGGACCCTCGGCGAGGCGAGCCTCGCGACGATGTTCGCCTACACGCTGTACGACGACCGGGAGGGGAGTCTCGTCGAGCGGGACGCGTTCCTCCGGCAGGACGGCCCGGGGCCACGGCTCACCTACGACCTCGCCCCGAGCGCCGGCTGGGGCGGCGACCGCCTGTACGCCTACCGCAACGGCGACGAGTCGGGCTACGTCTGGCGCATCGAGTGGGACTCCAGCGCCGAGGCTCGCGAGTTCGCGAGCGCGTATCGGGACCTCCTCGAGTACCACGGCGCAGGCCAGCGCGACGACGGCCGCTGGGTCGTTCCGGACGGTGAATTCGCCGATGCCTTCTCGGTCCGCGTCTCCGGCGAGACGGTGACCATCGTCAACGGGCCGGACCGGTCGGCGCTGTCGGAGGTGCATCCGGAGAACAGCCGGGTGACCGCAGCCGACGTCTCGCCCGCTCAGGGCGCGATCAACTCGACGGCGTGCGGAACCTCGCCGCCGAGCATCGCGTCGAGCTGCTCCTGACAGGACGTGCCGCTCGCGGCGACGACCGGCTCGTCGGCGAACTGGTCGGCGAGCTCCTCGCCGACGTCCATGCTCAGCTCGTAGTAGGTCTCCTTGTAGCCGAAGCTGCCGGCCATCCCGCAGCACTCCACGTCGGAGGTTCGGACCGTCGCGCCGCACGCTTCCAGCACGGCAACGGTGTACGGTTCGAGGTCGAGCGTGCGACCCTGGCAGTGGCTGTGGTAGGCGACGGCCTCCGGCGGGCTCCCGAGCGCGTCGGGCGAGCCACCGTTCTCCAGCAGGCCGTACACGTACTCCATGACCTCGTAGCTCGCGTCGGCCAGCCGGTCTGCGGATTTCGGGGTCAGGAGTCGCCCGTACTCCCGCTCGAACATCGCGAGCGCGGAGGGTTCGACGACCACCACGTCGCGCCCGGCGTCGATGTGTTCGGCCAGCCCGGCGTAGACGTGGTGGGCGTGGTCCTCCGCGGTGGAGATCATCCCCTGCGAGAGCGGCGCGCGCCCCGAGGACCGGACGCGGGGCACGTGGACGCGCACGTCCAGTGCCTCCAGCGCCCGGACCGCCGCCTTCCCGCGGTCGACCAGCACGTAGTTGGTGTACGCGTCGGGGTAGAGCACCGCCTCGCGCTCGGCGTCGTCGCTGGCGACTCGCGGCCCCCGTCCGTCGAACCAGTCGACCAACGTCTCCCGCTGGAACTTCGGTAAGTCTCGCCGACGGTCGACGCCGGCGAACCGTTCCATCCCGGCCCGGACCGGCCCGGCGTCGGCGAGCCAGTTCGAGACGGGGGCGGTCGCGCTGCCGAGCTTCGCGAGCCGCTCGAAGTTGCCGAACAGGCGCTTGTCCAGCGCGAGCCCGGACGGCTCCTCGTCCGGCGTCAGCCCGGAGACGAGGTGGTCGAACGTGTCCGGGTCGGCGTCTCGGTTCAGCCGGTCGCGGACGACCGTGTTGATCCACGGGATGTCGATCTTGACGGGGCAGGCGTCGACGCAGCGCGAGCAGCCGGTGCAGAGGTCGTTGAACTCGGCGGCGCTGTCCATGCCGTGGACGCCGGCCTCCCAGCCGGTCGCGATGCCGCCGGAGTACGTCTCGCCGCCGAAGCCGTGGCCGCCGACGGCCTGGAAGTTCGCACACGAGTTCGAGCACGCGCCACACCGGATGCAGTACAGCGTCTCCCGCAACTGGTCGTCCTCGCGCATCTCGGTGCGGCCGTTGTCGACGAGCACGAGGTGGAACTCCCGGTCGGGGTTCGGGTCGTCGGTCCTCGCGGTCGCCCCGGACGCGGCGGTCGAATCGCCGAACTCGATGGGCTCGTCCGACTCGAAGTCCAGCGTCGGCGAGGCCGTCGGTGGCGTGAACAGCGAGACGTACCGCGAGATGTCCTGCCCGGTCGCCGCCTTCGAGATGAGGTCGACGAACGGGCCGAAGTCGTCGACCGAGGGCAGTATCTTCTCGATGCCGGTGACGGCGACGTGCGTATCGGGCGTCACCGCGCACTTCCGGGCGTTGCCCTCGTTGGTCACGAGCGCCATCGAGCCCGACTCCGCGAAGACGAAGTTCGCGCCGGTCACACCCACGTCGGCCTCCCGGATGCGCTCGCCGAGGTAGTCCCGGGCGAACCGGGTCATCTCCTCGGCCGTCTCCAGCGGCTCGTCGGGCTCGAACACGTCGTTCAGCAGGTCGGCGATCTGTTCTCTGGACTTGTGCAGCGCCGGGCCGACGATGTGACTCGGCGTCTCGTCGGCCAGCTGTATCACGAACTCGCCCAGGTCCGTCTCGTAGGTGTCCACGCCGGCGGCCGCGAGCGCGTCGTTCAGGTCCAGCTCCTCCGTCGTCATCGACTTCGACTTCACGAGCGTCTCCGCACCCTGCTCCGCGCAGAGCTCGGTGACGTAGCGGTTCGCGTCGGCCGCGTCGTCGGCGACGTAGACGGTGCCGCCGTTTTCCTCGACCGACTCCCGCAGCCGCTCGATCAGGTCCGGCAGGTCCGCGATGGCGGCCTCCTTGATCGCGCGGGCCTCGTCGCGGGCGCTATCCCACGACTCGAACCGTTCGGCCGCATCGTAGCGGTCGCGGTTCTTCGAGCTGACCTTCGGACCGATGAGCGGCCCCTCCGTGTCGAGCAGATGCCGGATGTGAGCTGCCTTCCGCTTGCGTTCCGAACTCACTCGTCGCTCACCTCCTCGACGAGCACGACGTGGACCTCGTTCGGGCCGTGGACGCCCTCCACGAGCCCACCCATGTCCGCCGTCGCGGACGCTCCCGTCGCGAGCACGTGCGAGCCGCGACCGGCGGCGACCTCGTCGGCCAGCCAGTCGACCGCGTCGCGGCCGGTCGCCACGACATCCTCGGCTGCGAGGACGGCCACGTGTCGCTCCGGGTAGAGGCTCACGGGTTCGTCACCGCCCGCACTCGACCGTATCAGGACGCTCCCGTACTCGGCGATGCCGAGTCTGGCGGGCGTGACGCCCGTCGCCGCGTCCTGTAGCTCGCTCGGCGTGAACGTCGTCGCGACCGACTCGGGCAGGGCGGCGTCGACGTGCAGCGGCACACCGACCGCCGGGTCGTCGACCGCGTCGGCCAGTGTCGCCGGCAGGTCGTCGAGCGTCGTCTGGTCGTGCGAGACGCCGAGGTCGGCGAGCGCGTCCAGAAAGTCGTCGGTGACTGTCACTGTCCGATGCAACGTCACACACCGAGGTATCGTTGACGGAACTCCGCGTCCTCGCGGATGCGTTGGCTCGTCACCTCGTCGACGATGCGACCCTCGTCGAGCACGTAGTGCCGGTCCGCGATGGCGAGTGCGGCCGCGACGTTCTGCTCGACGAAGAACACCGTGATGCCCTGCTCGGCGTTGATGTCCGCGACGATGTCCTCGATGCGCCGGACGATGTACGGCGCGAGCCCCTCGAACGGCTCGTCGAGCAGCATCAGGTCCGGGTTCGCCGCGAGCGCGCGGGCGATGGCGAGCATCTGCTGTTCGCCGCCGCTCATGTTGCGGGCCTCCTTTCTGCGCATGTCGTCCAGCTCCGGGAAGAACGCGAGCGCCTCGTCCAGCCCGAGCGGGTTCTCGGCGTGGTTGATGGCGAGCCGGACGTTCTCCACGACCGAGAGCCGTGGGAAGCAGCGCCGCTTCTCGGGGACGATTGCGATGCCGGCGTTCGCCCGCCGGTGCGACGGCCACCCGACGATGGACTCGCCGCGGTAGCGAACGTCGCCGCCGAGTACGGCGGGCTCGTCCGCCCCCATGATTGCGTGCATCGTCGTCGTCTTCCCCGCGCCGTTGCGGCCGAGCAGGGAGACGAGCTCGCCCTCGTCGATGGCGAGGTCCACGTCGAACAGCACCTGCCCGGTCTCGTAGCCGGCTTCGAGGCCGTCGATTTCGAGCAGCGGGGTGGTCGGTTCCGTCGTGTCCGTTGCCGTGCTGGCGTCCCAGTCAGAGCTCATAGTTCCTCCCGCATACCGCCGAGGTACGCGTCCTGTACCGCGTCGTTCGCCTGTATCTCCTCGGGCGGCCCGGTCGCGATGACCGAGCCGCGGTTCAGCACCGAGATGCGGTCCGAGATGGAGAGCAC is part of the Haloarchaeobius litoreus genome and harbors:
- a CDS encoding Hvo_1808 family surface protein → MRRSSLLVVVTLAIVALAGCTALGAQEADPPAGDDSLAADPTVTDPTTDVQGWERGYWHNESLDVDPEDGLTEAELQALVSRAMARVEVVRDVEFDEPVDVELINRSEYSAGGGGDGSTTAAQRAAAAERAAEFEALFVVGETTDAGEAEEATREASVQGYYDTQQDRIVVVSNSDSPRLAELTLGHELVHAYQFRGPLRQTRIPQNISQDGIVALRALIEGDANFAERRYEARCGEEWDCLRRSDWADESSSDSDGGDGGSGGGGGGDAAAGSAGPNVGIYLQSYFPYAAGESMVAGVYERGGWDGVAELYQEPPLSSEQVIHWDSDPEEAESVSVPDRSSDDWERVTAGEPAGRTLGEASLATMFAYTLYDDREGSLVERDAFLRQDGPGPRLTYDLAPSAGWGGDRLYAYRNGDESGYVWRIEWDSSAEAREFASAYRDLLEYHGAGQRDDGRWVVPDGEFADAFSVRVSGETVTIVNGPDRSALSEVHPENSRVTAADVSPAQGAINSTACGTSPPSIASSCS
- a CDS encoding class I SAM-dependent methyltransferase, which produces MDEVARTRSIYESNSDAFVEKYRRESIAERFGEPFFDALDGRRILDVGCGPGSDAETFADRGDDVTGLDVTPSFLESARTNVPDARFALGDMRHLPFADDSFDGVWACASLLHVPREDMPATLAEFARVLDDGGTLYCSLKRGDESGFDGDGRFFERHTADAVRELLVDAGFDPTHVETADAEEVASQDGWVQVVARVA
- a CDS encoding LUD domain-containing protein, producing MSSERKRKAAHIRHLLDTEGPLIGPKVSSKNRDRYDAAERFESWDSARDEARAIKEAAIADLPDLIERLRESVEENGGTVYVADDAADANRYVTELCAEQGAETLVKSKSMTTEELDLNDALAAAGVDTYETDLGEFVIQLADETPSHIVGPALHKSREQIADLLNDVFEPDEPLETAEEMTRFARDYLGERIREADVGVTGANFVFAESGSMALVTNEGNARKCAVTPDTHVAVTGIEKILPSVDDFGPFVDLISKAATGQDISRYVSLFTPPTASPTLDFESDEPIEFGDSTAASGATARTDDPNPDREFHLVLVDNGRTEMREDDQLRETLYCIRCGACSNSCANFQAVGGHGFGGETYSGGIATGWEAGVHGMDSAAEFNDLCTGCSRCVDACPVKIDIPWINTVVRDRLNRDADPDTFDHLVSGLTPDEEPSGLALDKRLFGNFERLAKLGSATAPVSNWLADAGPVRAGMERFAGVDRRRDLPKFQRETLVDWFDGRGPRVASDDAEREAVLYPDAYTNYVLVDRGKAAVRALEALDVRVHVPRVRSSGRAPLSQGMISTAEDHAHHVYAGLAEHIDAGRDVVVVEPSALAMFEREYGRLLTPKSADRLADASYEVMEYVYGLLENGGSPDALGSPPEAVAYHSHCQGRTLDLEPYTVAVLEACGATVRTSDVECCGMAGSFGYKETYYELSMDVGEELADQFADEPVVAASGTSCQEQLDAMLGGEVPHAVELIAP
- a CDS encoding ABC transporter ATP-binding protein, with amino-acid sequence MSSDWDASTATDTTEPTTPLLEIDGLEAGYETGQVLFDVDLAIDEGELVSLLGRNGAGKTTTMHAIMGADEPAVLGGDVRYRGESIVGWPSHRRANAGIAIVPEKRRCFPRLSVVENVRLAINHAENPLGLDEALAFFPELDDMRRKEARNMSGGEQQMLAIARALAANPDLMLLDEPFEGLAPYIVRRIEDIVADINAEQGITVFFVEQNVAAALAIADRHYVLDEGRIVDEVTSQRIREDAEFRQRYLGV
- a CDS encoding LUD domain-containing protein encodes the protein MTVTDDFLDALADLGVSHDQTTLDDLPATLADAVDDPAVGVPLHVDAALPESVATTFTPSELQDAATGVTPARLGIAEYGSVLIRSSAGGDEPVSLYPERHVAVLAAEDVVATGRDAVDWLADEVAAGRGSHVLATGASATADMGGLVEGVHGPNEVHVVLVEEVSDE